One Halorientalis litorea DNA segment encodes these proteins:
- a CDS encoding mechanosensitive ion channel family protein has translation MTPDLATGVQASFGTPESRFPASGVVLALLALAAAAIWRLDEVLEAWLSTDDVEAVQAVAFSIAASVTGWFLVVVWRAADEVASSLEVIRFGPRQGVLALVGLLTLIVAYTLTRVSKGLLDQRGGDVITAHRREILHHFIQIAVYVFAFAFVLSLAGVNPGDLLVGAGAIGLVVGLAARQTLGGILAGFVLIFARQFEVGDWVVIGDQEGVVTDITLFNTQLRTYDDEHVLIPNDEVTQSEVVNRSQSGRLRVSVDIGVDYDADVGHAAETAEQAVADCDVAPLLSEPSPTVVGKRFGDSAVVLECRFWISDPSAPQMWQTQTAVIREIKAAFAAEDIKIPFPQRELMGREEATGLRLTGDASGEGDRASMSADGHGGPDRGGDPNGPAGTETEGDADG, from the coding sequence GTGACACCGGACCTCGCGACGGGCGTGCAGGCGTCATTCGGAACCCCGGAGAGCCGCTTCCCCGCGAGTGGCGTCGTACTCGCGTTGCTGGCACTCGCCGCCGCCGCCATCTGGCGGCTGGACGAGGTTCTCGAAGCGTGGCTCTCGACGGACGACGTAGAGGCAGTCCAGGCCGTCGCGTTCAGTATCGCCGCCAGCGTCACGGGGTGGTTCCTCGTCGTCGTGTGGCGTGCGGCGGACGAGGTTGCCAGTAGCCTCGAAGTCATCCGGTTCGGGCCGCGGCAGGGCGTTCTCGCGCTGGTGGGTCTGTTGACGCTCATCGTCGCCTACACGCTGACGCGTGTGAGCAAGGGCCTGCTGGACCAGCGCGGCGGCGACGTTATCACGGCTCATCGCCGGGAGATACTCCACCACTTCATCCAGATAGCGGTCTACGTCTTCGCGTTCGCGTTCGTCCTCTCGCTGGCCGGTGTCAACCCCGGTGACCTCCTCGTCGGAGCGGGTGCCATCGGTCTGGTCGTCGGGTTGGCCGCCCGACAGACGCTCGGTGGGATACTCGCGGGGTTCGTTCTCATCTTCGCCCGGCAGTTCGAGGTCGGTGACTGGGTCGTCATCGGCGACCAAGAGGGCGTCGTGACCGACATCACGCTGTTCAACACGCAACTGCGGACGTACGACGACGAACACGTTCTGATTCCGAACGACGAGGTCACCCAGTCCGAGGTGGTCAATCGGTCACAGTCGGGTCGCCTCCGCGTTTCGGTCGACATCGGTGTCGACTACGACGCCGACGTGGGCCACGCCGCCGAAACCGCAGAGCAGGCCGTCGCAGACTGCGACGTGGCACCGCTCCTCTCGGAACCGTCGCCGACAGTCGTGGGCAAGCGGTTCGGCGACTCGGCCGTCGTCCTCGAATGTCGGTTCTGGATATCGGACCCGAGCGCGCCGCAGATGTGGCAGACCCAGACCGCCGTCATCCGCGAGATTAAGGCGGCGTTCGCCGCCGAGGACATCAAGATACCCTTCCCACAGCGTGAACTCATGGGGCGTGAGGAGGCGACGGGGCTTCGCCTCACCGGCGACGCGTCCGGCGAAGGGGACCGCGCGTCGATGTCGGCCGACGGCCACGGCGGACCCGACCGGGGTGGCGACCCCAACGGGCCAGCGGGGACAGAGACCGAGGGGGACGCGGACGGATGA